In the Planctomycetaceae bacterium genome, CGGCGGAGACGTTCGGCGGCTTCCTGAAGCAGTTTCCCGACCATCCCCGCACGAATCTGGCGCGCCTGTACTACGCTTTGTCGTTGAACCTGCTCGAACAATACGAGCCGGCGCGCGAGCAGTTTGCCGCGTTCATCACCGCCGATCCGGACAGTGCGAACATTGCCGACGCAAGATATCGCCTTGGTGAATGCAGCTATTATCTGAAGGACTACGACGCCTCCGTCCGACAGCTTCAGCAGTATCTGGAGCTGCACTCCGGCCATACGCAGAACAACTGGGCACGGCTGCTTCTGGGTGATTCGTATGCCGAACTGCAGCAGTGGAGCAAAGCCCAGAATACGCTGCGCGAGTTGCTGGCGCTAAAGCCGGATCCGCAGTTGCAGGCCGACGCCGGGTTCGCTCTGGCACGAGCGCTGGATGGCGCCGGGCAGCACGACGAGGCAGTCGCGACGTATCGCAGGCTGGCCGAGAACACGACTCCGGCGGTCGCCGTCGACGCACTGACTCGCCAGGGAATCATGCTGTTCCGTCAGGAGAAATACCTCGAAGCGTCGGCGGCTTACGACCAGATTCTGGAACGTTTTGCGGATTCCGATCGAGCGACGGCGGCGGCACTGAATTCCGGCATGGCGCAGTATCGCGTGAAGGACTTCGAAAGCGCCATCAACCGCTTCCGCAAAGTTCCGCCGGATTCGGAGTATGCGGCAAGAGCAGCGTTGATGACCGGGCTTTCGCTGCAGTCTCTGGGACGCACCGATGCGGCTCGCGAAGAGCTGGATCGGGCACTCACCGCCGCCGGCGATACTTCTCTGGCACCGGAAATTGTGTTTGAACGAGCCGAGCTGGAACGCGTGGACGGACGGATTGCGGAAGCGGCGCAGATGTACGAAGACCTGGCCGATCGCTGGCCTGACGACAACCGGGTTGCCGACAGCCTGTTTAACGCCGCGGAACTTCATCTGGACCTGAATCAGATTCCAACCGCGCGACGTCTGCTGGATCGACTGGAAAGCGACCACTCCGCGTCCGGCATGGACAGCCGTGCGGGCGTCTTGGAAGGACGAATCCTGCTGACGGAAAACAAGGCCGAACAGGCAATCTCCGTACTGCAGCCGATTGCACGGGCCGCGGCTGATGCCGACAACCGTACTCCCGTCTTCGGTCAGTACTATCTGCTGCGGGCATTCCACGAAGCGGGGAGGCACGAGGACGCTCTGGCGGAAATGGAAAGACTGCGGCCCAGTCTTTTGAAGCCGGAGTTCGCGCACCTGAACGGAGCACTTGCCACAGCCGCGATGAGCAGCCTGCAGCTGGAACGTTACGAAGCCGTGCAGAACTATGCCGATCAGTTCTTGTCGTCCGGCACCGGCAGCCGTCAGACTCCGGATGTCCTTGCCGCGCGAGCCGTGGCTGCCGCGCATCTGGACCGGTTTGACGTTGCGGCAGCGGATGTCCTGACATTGTCGAAGGAGTACCCGGACCGGCCTCAGACATGGACTGCCATCCTGCAATCCGCCAACGTCGCCATGCAGCGGGAAAACAACAAGGCAGCAGTTGTGTTTTTCGAAGCCGCCGCCGGGCGCCGTCAGGAACCGCTTGTTCGCGAAGCGGGGCTGTCAGGCCAGGCGTGGAGCCAGTACCGGCTGGAGCAGTTCGACAAGGCCGCGGAGACTTTCGGAACTCTGGCCGACGAGTTTCCGGAATCAGGCCAGGCCGCCGAAGCTGCGTTCATGCGCGCCAACAGCCTGCACGACGCCGGGCAGGATGACCAGGCCATCACCGCCGCGCTGGACGTCTTCACAAGGCTCAGCGACGAACCTGCTCAGCCCGCGAATCCGTCCGACCAGGACAAGCGCCGCAGGTTCGCGTTTGATTCCGGTCAACTGGCGGCACGCCTGCTGGGCCGCGCCGGTCGAGTTGAAGAGGCCGACGCGACCTGGGAAAAAATCATCACACAACTGAAACCCGCCGAATCGCAGGACCAGATCCTGGATGAATGGGCGTGGATCAATCTGTCCAATGGCCGGTACGCTCGATCGGATGAAATCTATCGCCGACTGCTGGAACAGTTTCCCGGCAGCAAATTCGCCGGCCACGCACGTCTTTCGCTGGCCGAAAGTGAAATGGCGGCAAACCGTTTTGATCAGGCTGAGCGCGAGTTCCGTGCTATTCTCAGCACTCCTGAATATGGCGACGTCGAAAAACAAAACGCCGTCTTCCATCTGATCGAAATCAATGCCGGAAACCGCAACTGGAACCAGGTGCGGGAATACGGCGATCAGTTCCTTGCGAAGTATCCGGAAAGTCCTCAGGCGGCAAATGCCACGCTGCTGCATGCCGAAGCGCTGCTGAATCTCAACGAATTCGCGCAGGCCGAAAAGGAACTGCAGCAGCTTCGAATGGCTGTTGTGGACGGCAGAGTGGAGGCCGGAGAATGGACGGAACGGATCTGGGTGGTTCTTGCGGAGCTGGCTCTGGCCTCAAAGCGATACACCGAGATCGACCCCATTGTCGCCGAACTGGAGTCCAGAGCTCCGCAGTCCCGCTTTCTGTTTCAGACGCATGATGTCCAGGGGCGGCGCTGGAAATTTCAGGCCGAACCGGACTTTGCAAGGGCTCGCGAGTACTTTCAGAAAGTGACGCAGGATCCCGTCTGTCGGGGAACGGAAACAGCCGCGCGGTGCCAGTTTCTGCTCGCTGAGACGCTGTTGCTGCAAAGCGACGTGGACAACCACCTGAACCTGGCTCGCAAGGAGTTTCTTCGCGTGGTGACAAACTACGCCTACGACGAATGGCGCGGACGTGCTCTCTATCAGGCCGCGCAATGCGAGGAAGCACTGAAGCTGAAGGACGCAGCAATTCGAAGCTATGAAGAACTGCTGAAGGACTTCCCGACGTCCGAATACGTTGACCGGGCTCGCGAGCGGCTTGCCGTTCTGAAGGCAGCGGCGTCGTAGGCGTCACCGCAGCGCACAACCGGCGGCTTACGTCGGGCAACGCCTGAACATCGCAGAACCTGGCGGGATCTCACGGCGAGCCGCACGGCACTCGCGGATCGGTCAGCGTTTGTGGTCTGCCGTTCTGATTCGATGGATGCAGAAGTGCGACGGACATCCGGGAAGGCAAGGCTCCTGCCAAGCCAAGTGTGTCAAAGTGCCTCCGATGAAGCTGCGGCTCGGCAGGAGCCTCGCCCTCCCGGTTGCAGCGCCCTCCCGCTTGTAGCGATCTCCCGGATGCAGAGCCCTCCGGATCGTGGGACCGGTGCGATCCGCCCGTCAATGCTCGGCTGACGAAGCGCTCGCTGCCGCGTCGGGTTCCACAACGTCGAGGAATCCAATCATCATTTCTTCCCAGCTCTGATCACCCCAGCGAACAGATCGACCGGGATCGGGATTCACCGGATTGGCGTCGGAGTTGTCAAACGCCGCCGTACAGAGGATACGAGTTCCCTTTGGCAGCAGCTTTGGTTCGGACAACCGGTAGTTCAACTGCCAGTTGAAGTCGTACTTTGGAACGTCCAGCAGAATCTCCTGCCCTCCATCCGGATAGAACGCCTCAAAGCGAAACGACCTGCCGCGGACGTGCATGTGAGGCGTCATGCACAGCAGCAGTTCATCGCGACGGGCACGGTATTCAGCCGTGACTTCGTGGTTGGAAGCGCCGGCCGGAATCTCGAAATCCGCTTCCATGGCCACACGGCCCTGCAGCAGTTTTCGAACGTTCTTCTTTTCCGTGAACTTCAGGCCGATGTGGCTTCGATCGGACTGCTGTGAACCATTCGGCGTGTAGTGCATTTCGAAAAGCAGTGTGCTGCCCGCGGGAATGTACATTGCGATTCCGTCGTCCAGCACGTTTGGAGTCGCTCCGGGAGCGTATCCCACCAGCATCGTTCGCTGCTTCTTTCGTTCTTCTTCATCTCCCGGCGGAATCGCGTAGGCGATGATGTGGTGGACAACACCGAAATTGTCCGGCCGCGCCTCCGCGGCCGTCACGAATTTGTCTTCCGTCCAGCCAGGGTCAACCGAAAAGTACTGATAGTTGACAACTCCCGTCGCCGGCACGGTGAAAGCTTCGTCACTCATGGCGATCACCTGGTCCGGCTGCGGCATTCGCCACCCGGTCGCGAACTCCGGGGGATCCGGAAGCTGCGACGGATCACCTTCCGGCATCCCGTTTTCCACCCACGTTCGGATCAGCTGCTTTTCGTCATCGCTGAGGCGTGCGTCGTTCCGGAAAGTTCCATGGTCGGGATTCGCGTACCACGGCGGCATCCGATTGTCGGCGATCACTTCCAGAATGGTGTCTTCCCAGCCGATCGTGTCGGCATAGCCAGCCAGTGAGAATGGAGCAATCTGACCGTCACGATGACATTCCAGACAGCGACTGTTGAAAATCCGCGAAATCTGATTCGCGTACGTCACGTCTCCGGTCGGTTCGACCTTCTGAATACGTCCGATGTGACAGCCGATGGCTTCTGTTTCCGTGACGCTGGCTTCGTTGCCGGACAGCAGTTCTTCAATGGCGATCGCCAGGTCACGTCGCCGGACCCTGTCACGCGACAATCCGACAAGGTACTGGTCGTCAATTCTGCCCCGGTATCGCACCTTTCGATTCTGGTCCAGCACGAAGACTTCGGGCGTCCGTTCCGCGCCGAATTGGTCGGCGACGCGGTTTCCGGGATCCTTCAGGACGGGAAACGGAATCTCGTGCCGATTCACGTAGGCCGTGATTTCGGTGATGCTGTCCTGAGTATTCGAATTAATCCCCACAAACGCGACACCTCTGTCACTGTATTCCCCATGCAGTTCCGCCAGTCTGGGCCCGTACAGTTTTGCCAGCGGACACTGGGTTCCCAGAAAAGCGATGACAATCAATTTCCGGTCCGCGAAATCGTTTAGTGATGTACGCTGACCGCGATGGGTCTGAAGCGAAAAATCTGCGATCGGCAAATCGGCGGCGGTCAGCGCCGACCTGCCCGATACACAGATCCAGGCGATCGCTGTCAGAATCAGGAGATTTCCGATTCGGCGGAACTCAAACAAATGCATGGTTCAATTCGATCACAGAAGCCCCCGGTCACGCGGTTTCCGTGCCGGCGCGTCCGGGGAGTGCGGGAAATTGTGCAAAGGAAACGTGCCCGCGCGACAGCTTCGCGGAAATCTGCGATCAAACGCAAGCGAAAGTGGCACATGTTTTGACGCGAACACACGATCGGACGTTGCCGCGACGGACGATGCGCAACGCTCCCTGACAAAGGCAGGAAGTTTCCTCGCGGGCGGTCATGTTCGACTGATGCGATTCTGAATCGCCCGATTCAGTGCAGCCGTCCGTTCGTCGGCGGTCATGTCGTACAGCGTTCGGAAGAGCGTTGCCATCGCCGGTGTCAGCTCGCAGTCGCGGCGCGCCATGGCCTGACGAGCCGTCTCGATACTCTTTTCGAGAGGCCAGTCGGCCGCCAGTTCGCCGAAGCTGACGTTGCAGAAGGAAGGGATATTCCGAGGCAGCAGTCGGCCGCCGGGCAGCACAACCGTCATGACTCCCAGTGACGAACCCACATTGAACATGCTGTCAATCGCAGTCTTGGTGTGGTCACCAATAAACGATCCGACCTTCATCAGCCCCGAATCAATCAATTCGCCCTGCAGCGGCACCTGGACCGATGTGTAATCGTTCTTCAGGTCGGACGTTGATGAGATTGCTCCAATGTTGACCCACGGACAGATATAGCTGTGTCCCAGGAAACCTTCGTGGTACTTGTTGACACAGGCGTGCAGGATGGAGTTTTCAATTTCGCCTCCGGCACGGCACGTTGCGCCAATGGTTGTGCCGCCGTGAATCAGCGCCCGAAACACTTTGGTGCCGCGAGTAATATGGCACGGCCCTTCGATTCGCGTGAATGACTGAATCTGGACATCGCGATCAATGGACACCGGCCCGTGGCGGGCGTCAATGACCACGTACGGGTCGATCTCCGACTGTTCGGAAATGTAGACGTCGCCCGGATCACCAAGGCACTGCACATGTGGTGCCGGAGAAATCTGCGAGACGCCTTCGTCCATGAAGTCACGATCCAGTTGAACGCCATTGTGGTTCACCAGATCCCACGGCCTGCGAATCATGATTCCGGACGCCTCAACGACGCGCCGGCTGCGAGCGATTCCCAGCAGCGTTTCGTGAAAACCATCGTCGCAGAGCAGGCGGGCCTCTTCCGGCGCCAGCGCGATCCATGTCAGATGCCCGTCGATGAATCCCGCGTTGTCCATCGTCACATCGACTTCGTTCAGATGGCGTTCCGGCATCCACCGGCCGTTCATCATCAGCACGGGTTGTTCGGCAAGCCAGGCCAGATCGTTCACATGAGAATCCGGGTGCTCTTCCCGATAGACCTCCTGCAGCCACGGACGTACGCGAGCCCCCCAGTCGGCTCGTGGAAACCAGCGCTGCACTCGTCGTCGCAGACTTTCGCGACCGCAGATCAGTTCAAAAACCGGTCTTGTCAAAGCCAGCGGGAATAGAGCGTCGGTGCCGGAATCTTCAAACAGGAAAAATCGCATAGAACTTCACCGTCTCTGGCGGCTTGCGGCGGGTCGACATCGGCCACAGCGAAAGTCGGTGCTTTCCAATTGGCTTTGTACCGTCAATCGGAAAGCTTCCTTCCAGGCCGCTCACGCGATTCGGCGGCGTCAGAATTTTGCAAAAACGCCCCTAGTGTGTACATCCGAGTTCTGCGTCGACGGCCACGACGACCGTGATTCAATTGCTGCCGCGTTCGTGAATTTGCCACTCACTGCTGCGCTCCGGAGACGTTCGGCAAAGTCTGCCGGAAAGAAGGGCCGCGGGGACCTTGAACAAGGCGACTCGCGCGCCAGTCCACAATACCCAACGGCATTTACCCGACCTGTTCCGGAGTCAATCCTGTGTTTTCAGCGTCCTGACATCCGGCTCGTCCATTCCCGCGGTGCCGCATGTGTCGCGCACCCTGCGAATCGCGGCAGCCTTGCAGGTTCCCGGACTTGACGTGTCTGGCTCTGAATTCTCCTTCGATTCCGTACAATCGCCGGTCTTCCCTGCTGCGTTCACGGAATCAAGATGCCTACTCGTTCGAAAACTCACAAATCGTCCCGACGCGTGACTGTTCCGTCGCCGCCGCGCGGGATTCCTGACCGGCTGCTCCTGAATGCGACCGACGAGATTCTGCCGCCAAAAGGACTTCTGGTACTGGTCAGCGGCACCGCTCTGGCAAAGCATCTGGTGAACCTGCGGCGCGACGTTGCGTGGACGATTTTCACGCCCGAGCACTTCTATCTGGATGCAGTTGTCCGGGCATTGAACGAAGATGACTCCGGCGACGAATCCCCGGAGGAAGATCTGCCGCAGGTGGATCTGTTCTGCATGCCGGATCTGCCCGAAGGGGAATTTGACACGGTCGTCTTCGCCACCGAAGCTCGTTCCGTCGCCGAACTGACTCGCGACCTGCTGCAGCAGATTGCCGACCGCCTGAAGCCAAATGGTCGGCTGATCATCTCCACCGACAATCCCAGAGACCACTGGCTTCACGAACAGCTCCGGACGATGTTCGGCCGCACAACGGTGAAGAAGGACAAACGCGGCACCTGTTACATCGCTCGAAAGGGCGCGGGGCCGAAGAAGCGCAGGGAGTTTCGAGCGGAGTTTGCATTCCGCGACGGTGAGACACTGATCCGCTGCGCGTCGCGGCCCGGCGTCTTCAGTCATCGTCGAGTGGACGCAGGCGCGCGGGCCTTGTTGCGTTCGCTGGAGCTGCTGAACGATGCCTCCACGAAGGGGATCATGTCGCCCCGCCGAATTGTGGAACTCGGCTGCGGCTGTGGAGCTGTCGCGGTCGCCGCGGCGCTGCGATTTCCGGAGGCGTCCGTACTGGCCGTCGACAGCCACGCGCGAGCCGTTCAGTCGACGGAGCAGACCGCACGGCTGAACAATGCCGCAAACGTCGCCGTGATGCTGACGTCCAACGGCATTCTTCCGCATGCCGGAACATACGAACTGTTCCTGACGAATCCGCCGTATTACTCCGACTTCCGAATTTCCGAACTGTTCCTTCAGTCGGCCGAAGCAGCATTGACGCCGGGAGGGCGTCTGCACCTGGTGACAAAACTGACGGAATGGCACAGGAATCGAATGACGGAAATCTTTGGCAACGTCGACGTTCATCGCTACGGCGACTACGACGTGCTGTGTTCCGTCCGCTGAGCAACAATGTTTCTCACGCAGTGCAGCGAAGTCCGAGTGGTGCTGTACCGGGAAGCTATGCCACTTTCCGCAAGCGCCCGATGATTCGCTCGAAGTCGTCGTTCGAAGTGAAGTGAATCACGATCTGGCCGGAATCCTGCTTCTTCAGCCGGATCTCAACCTTCGCCCCAAACTGGTCACGGAGCGAGTTCTGAAGTGACACAACATGAGCCGACGCTTCCGGCGGTGCAGGGGATGCCTGGGCCGGCGATTCCGGACTGGTCGTGCCGGACTTCAGAATCTGTCGCACGGCTTCTTCCGTCTTGCGAACGGACAGCCCTTTCTCCTCGATCTGTCGAGCAAGTTCCGCCTGAGCGTCGTGGGACAATGGCAGCATCGCCCGAGCGTGGCCGCCGGAAATGCGGTCCTGTCGAACAGCTTCCTTCACGACTTCGGGAAGTTCCAGCAGCCGCATCATGTTGCTGACCGTCGACCGGCTCATGCTAAGCTGTTTTGCCAGGTCCTCAATCGTGCCGCCGAATCGTTCAAGGTAGTCGCGAAACGCTTCGGCCTTCTCCAGCACGTTCAGGTCCTGACGCTTCAGATTCTCCTCGATCGCTGCCTCGCAGACCTGATTGTCTTCAAGTTCAACGACACGGCAGGGAATCATTTCCAGCCCCACCTGTTGCGCGGCTCGCCAGCGACGTTCACCGGCGACCAACTGATAGCCTTCTCCCCGAGGACGGACCAGCAGCGGCTGCAAGACTCCGTGCTTCCGAATGCTGTCCGCGAGTTCGTCGATGGCCGCCTGATCAAACTCCCGCCGGGGCTGAAACGGGTTGCGTTCAATCAGTTCCAGACTGATTTCGTCGGCACAGGGAGAATACAACTGCACTGGCGCTGCCGGTTCGCCGGGCCGCGGTTCCCCGGTGCTGTCACTGCCCAGCAAAGCATTCAGGCCCCGCCCCAGCCGCCGCTTGAAGACAGGCTTTTCGGTGCCATTCTGTTCCGTCGCGTAAGCTTCCATTTCCCAGCCTTGGTTCGTTGCGGAATGGGACGACCGGCAACGCGGTCCCTGTCGAAGCCGGTTCGCACACAGGAAGGATCGACAAATCCGGAACAGCCGGAACAGCCGTTACGCAATGCTGCTGGTCTGGTAAACCAGGCGCTTTGTACGGCTCGTCGGCACCCTGAGTGAAGATCAAAGACAGTCCGGCGTTTTCGCACAGAATGGGCCTCGCCATGGTACTGCACAGAGGACGTCATCGTGTCCGTTCGTTCGTGAAATACGGCTGCCTGTTCCGAAGCATTTCAGGCCCGGCGGCCCGGCACACCGTCAGCCGGTCACGTGAATTCTTCTTCGCGCGGGTCAAAATGAGGTCTGTTCAGGAAGCGGGTTTCGAGAGAGACTTCGGTTTGCGGGAGTTGTGGGGGTGTAGTTTTTTGGTGAAGGAGTCAAGGATGGCTCGGTTGACGTTTACGGAAGAAGAGCGGCAGGCATTGAAGGCGGAGCGGTTTGGTCATCCTCATCCGCGGGTCCAGTTGCGGATGGATGTGTTGTGGTATGTCAGTCTGGGCGAAACCAATGCGAATGCGGCGAGGCTGGCGGGGGTTTCTCACGCGACGGTTGATCG is a window encoding:
- a CDS encoding methyltransferase, yielding MPTRSKTHKSSRRVTVPSPPRGIPDRLLLNATDEILPPKGLLVLVSGTALAKHLVNLRRDVAWTIFTPEHFYLDAVVRALNEDDSGDESPEEDLPQVDLFCMPDLPEGEFDTVVFATEARSVAELTRDLLQQIADRLKPNGRLIISTDNPRDHWLHEQLRTMFGRTTVKKDKRGTCYIARKGAGPKKRREFRAEFAFRDGETLIRCASRPGVFSHRRVDAGARALLRSLELLNDASTKGIMSPRRIVELGCGCGAVAVAAALRFPEASVLAVDSHARAVQSTEQTARLNNAANVAVMLTSNGILPHAGTYELFLTNPPYYSDFRISELFLQSAEAALTPGGRLHLVTKLTEWHRNRMTEIFGNVDVHRYGDYDVLCSVR
- a CDS encoding ParB/RepB/Spo0J family partition protein, with amino-acid sequence MEAYATEQNGTEKPVFKRRLGRGLNALLGSDSTGEPRPGEPAAPVQLYSPCADEISLELIERNPFQPRREFDQAAIDELADSIRKHGVLQPLLVRPRGEGYQLVAGERRWRAAQQVGLEMIPCRVVELEDNQVCEAAIEENLKRQDLNVLEKAEAFRDYLERFGGTIEDLAKQLSMSRSTVSNMMRLLELPEVVKEAVRQDRISGGHARAMLPLSHDAQAELARQIEEKGLSVRKTEEAVRQILKSGTTSPESPAQASPAPPEASAHVVSLQNSLRDQFGAKVEIRLKKQDSGQIVIHFTSNDDFERIIGRLRKVA
- a CDS encoding tetratricopeptide repeat protein; translation: MKANPTSAFVRRVLAIVVCLIVLSGTASPDPASTVADEASDEFNLGVGLYRKQRFDLAAETFGGFLKQFPDHPRTNLARLYYALSLNLLEQYEPAREQFAAFITADPDSANIADARYRLGECSYYLKDYDASVRQLQQYLELHSGHTQNNWARLLLGDSYAELQQWSKAQNTLRELLALKPDPQLQADAGFALARALDGAGQHDEAVATYRRLAENTTPAVAVDALTRQGIMLFRQEKYLEASAAYDQILERFADSDRATAAALNSGMAQYRVKDFESAINRFRKVPPDSEYAARAALMTGLSLQSLGRTDAAREELDRALTAAGDTSLAPEIVFERAELERVDGRIAEAAQMYEDLADRWPDDNRVADSLFNAAELHLDLNQIPTARRLLDRLESDHSASGMDSRAGVLEGRILLTENKAEQAISVLQPIARAAADADNRTPVFGQYYLLRAFHEAGRHEDALAEMERLRPSLLKPEFAHLNGALATAAMSSLQLERYEAVQNYADQFLSSGTGSRQTPDVLAARAVAAAHLDRFDVAAADVLTLSKEYPDRPQTWTAILQSANVAMQRENNKAAVVFFEAAAGRRQEPLVREAGLSGQAWSQYRLEQFDKAAETFGTLADEFPESGQAAEAAFMRANSLHDAGQDDQAITAALDVFTRLSDEPAQPANPSDQDKRRRFAFDSGQLAARLLGRAGRVEEADATWEKIITQLKPAESQDQILDEWAWINLSNGRYARSDEIYRRLLEQFPGSKFAGHARLSLAESEMAANRFDQAEREFRAILSTPEYGDVEKQNAVFHLIEINAGNRNWNQVREYGDQFLAKYPESPQAANATLLHAEALLNLNEFAQAEKELQQLRMAVVDGRVEAGEWTERIWVVLAELALASKRYTEIDPIVAELESRAPQSRFLFQTHDVQGRRWKFQAEPDFARAREYFQKVTQDPVCRGTETAARCQFLLAETLLLQSDVDNHLNLARKEFLRVVTNYAYDEWRGRALYQAAQCEEALKLKDAAIRSYEELLKDFPTSEYVDRARERLAVLKAAAS
- a CDS encoding redoxin domain-containing protein, with amino-acid sequence MHLFEFRRIGNLLILTAIAWICVSGRSALTAADLPIADFSLQTHRGQRTSLNDFADRKLIVIAFLGTQCPLAKLYGPRLAELHGEYSDRGVAFVGINSNTQDSITEITAYVNRHEIPFPVLKDPGNRVADQFGAERTPEVFVLDQNRKVRYRGRIDDQYLVGLSRDRVRRRDLAIAIEELLSGNEASVTETEAIGCHIGRIQKVEPTGDVTYANQISRIFNSRCLECHRDGQIAPFSLAGYADTIGWEDTILEVIADNRMPPWYANPDHGTFRNDARLSDDEKQLIRTWVENGMPEGDPSQLPDPPEFATGWRMPQPDQVIAMSDEAFTVPATGVVNYQYFSVDPGWTEDKFVTAAEARPDNFGVVHHIIAYAIPPGDEEERKKQRTMLVGYAPGATPNVLDDGIAMYIPAGSTLLFEMHYTPNGSQQSDRSHIGLKFTEKKNVRKLLQGRVAMEADFEIPAGASNHEVTAEYRARRDELLLCMTPHMHVRGRSFRFEAFYPDGGQEILLDVPKYDFNWQLNYRLSEPKLLPKGTRILCTAAFDNSDANPVNPDPGRSVRWGDQSWEEMMIGFLDVVEPDAAASASSAEH
- a CDS encoding putative sugar nucleotidyl transferase: MRFFLFEDSGTDALFPLALTRPVFELICGRESLRRRVQRWFPRADWGARVRPWLQEVYREEHPDSHVNDLAWLAEQPVLMMNGRWMPERHLNEVDVTMDNAGFIDGHLTWIALAPEEARLLCDDGFHETLLGIARSRRVVEASGIMIRRPWDLVNHNGVQLDRDFMDEGVSQISPAPHVQCLGDPGDVYISEQSEIDPYVVIDARHGPVSIDRDVQIQSFTRIEGPCHITRGTKVFRALIHGGTTIGATCRAGGEIENSILHACVNKYHEGFLGHSYICPWVNIGAISSTSDLKNDYTSVQVPLQGELIDSGLMKVGSFIGDHTKTAIDSMFNVGSSLGVMTVVLPGGRLLPRNIPSFCNVSFGELAADWPLEKSIETARQAMARRDCELTPAMATLFRTLYDMTADERTAALNRAIQNRISRT